In Francisella hispaniensis FSC454, a genomic segment contains:
- the lpxF gene encoding lipid A 4'-phosphatase LpxF, whose protein sequence is MARFHIILGLVVCFFAWIFFLIFPILDIQFAGHFYNSSAHQFIGGYDGFLGFLHWFARFFPIFFSIIVILFLLGSLFIDKFKIKYRKAIFFVAVCLWIGPGLVVNYVFKDHWGRPRPVMVEQFDGDKIFQPPFVISSQCDKNCSFVCGDASMGFWLFAFMPLLATRKKKLVAFMAAVVAGGGLGLMRMSQGGHFFSDVVFCGIFVYISTWVVYALMYHKKEY, encoded by the coding sequence TTGGCAAGATTTCATATCATATTGGGTTTAGTTGTTTGTTTTTTTGCATGGATATTCTTTCTTATATTCCCAATTTTAGATATACAATTCGCAGGACATTTTTATAACTCGTCCGCACATCAGTTTATTGGTGGTTATGATGGCTTTTTAGGATTTTTGCATTGGTTTGCTAGGTTTTTTCCAATATTTTTCTCAATAATTGTAATTTTATTTCTTTTAGGATCACTATTTATCGATAAGTTTAAGATTAAGTATAGAAAAGCTATATTCTTTGTTGCAGTGTGCTTATGGATAGGCCCTGGTTTAGTTGTTAATTATGTATTTAAGGATCATTGGGGGCGTCCAAGACCAGTGATGGTTGAACAATTTGATGGTGATAAAATTTTCCAGCCACCATTTGTTATATCTTCGCAATGTGATAAAAACTGCTCGTTTGTATGTGGTGATGCCTCGATGGGATTTTGGCTTTTTGCATTTATGCCATTATTAGCTACAAGAAAAAAGAAGCTCGTTGCGTTTATGGCAGCAGTAGTTGCTGGTGGAGGTTTGGGATTGATGAGAATGTCTCAGGGAGGGCACTTTTTTAGTGACGTTGTCTTCTGTGGTATATTTGTATATATCTCTACATGGGTTGTTTATGCGCTAATGTATCATAAAAAAGAATATTGA